From the Glycine max cultivar Williams 82 chromosome 11, Glycine_max_v4.0, whole genome shotgun sequence genome, the window TTGACATTAATAAGAGATGTAACTTATTGTAGgagatttgaatttcaaattcttaaaaataaatgtcataacttttcttGTCTACCTCATGATTTccctttaattaaatatttttaaaaagttcttttgaaatgaaaatgaaaatttacaacaatatttttatcttttaaatttttttacaaattataataatttctatgattttttaatttaattaggttatattaattttttataagtatgatatcatctttaaatttaaattaaattatattttattctaaattttattaaattccaTTGTGTTGGGTAGGAGTAGtgttatacacatttttttaacactcATTTCATTATCTGTTggaatttattgaaaactataaaagtcggagaaataataattaaatgagtTGTGGGATCTAtgcaaatttgtaatttttaactgacttaaatatatttttggtttttagtattttttatttttagttcctgtaagtttatttttctaattttagtccttataagttgatgttttttcaattttggtttccgtaaaatattttgttcatttttaataCTTGTGAGCTTGtgttttttaatacttatagagaccaaaattgaaaaagcataaACTCACAAGGACTAAAAATGAGCATAATATGGTGCAGTGAGCAAAATTGGAAAGACACAAACTTACAAAGGCTAAAATTAGAAAtgcttaattatgtttttggtttctataaggttgtattttttttgtccttgtaatCCAATTTTAGTTCATGTAAGTTGatactttttcaattttggttgctataagtttttttttgttcatttttagtccttaaaagtttatatttttttcaattttagtctctttaagattttaatattttcacttATAGTTTCCATAAGTTGGAGCTTgatcaaaaatgagaaaatacaaaattacagGAActagaaataaacaaaatatcttacaaTGACTAAAAAGATGCAGattatagagattaaaattagaaaatggaTTTACTggatcaaaaatgaaaaaaaagagcgTTAACTTACAAGGAccataaacatatttaagtcaattaaaaaagaacttataaggacaaaaaatgaaaaaaaaaacaccaacttacctaaaaccaaaaacatatttaaatatttttaatcaatttcatCCAATAGGGAGTGAGTTAGAAAGTATATTGCgagtatttttaaattcattaaagaaaataataaaataacctaTTGCAAGATCTATTCCTTTATTTCACTAAATCAGTCCCCATATTTTAATTGTTgactaaattaaaaagttgaccaacattttcttaaaagtaagaaatttaaaaatgctTGAAGAAAGACTACAAACAAATTTAagtcaattaaataaatgaacttataaggacaaaaaatgaaaaaaaaaaaacaccaacttacgtgaaccaaaaatatatttaaacatttttaatcaatttcatCCAATAGGGAGTGAGTTAGAAAGTATATTGCtagtatttttaaattcattaaagaaaacaataaaataacttattgCAAGGTATGTTCCCCTATTTCACCAAATCAATTTTGGTtgctataagttttttttgttcatttttagtccttgcaagtttatattttttcaattttagtctcCTTAagattctaatatttttatttatagttctCATAAGTTTGAGCTTGATCAAAATTGAGAAAATACAAACTTACAGAACtagaaatgaacaaaatatcttaCCACGACCAAAAAGATGCATattatagagattaaaattagaaaatgaatttactggatcaaaaatgaaaaaaaaatgttaacttacAAGGAtcataaacatatttaagtcaattaaaaaagaacttataaggacaaaaaaaaaaaaaaaaacctacttacctaaaaccaaaaacatatttaaacatttttaatcaatttcatCCAACACGGAGTGAGTTAGAAAGTATATTGCGAGTATTTTTGAAttcattaaagaaaataataaaataacctaTTGCAAGATCTGTTCCTCTATTTCACTAAATCAGTCCCCATATTTTAACTGTTgactaaattaaaaagttgaccaacattttcttaaaaataagaaatttaaaaatgctTGAAGAAAGACtagaaacatatttaagtcaattaaaaaaaataaacttataaggacaaaaaatgaaaaaaaaaacaccaacttacgtgaatcaaaaacatatttaaacatttttaatcaatttcatCGAATAGGGAGTGAGTTAGAAAGTATATTGCtagtatttttaaattcattaaagaaaacaataaaataacttattgTAAGGCATGTTCCCCTATTTCATCAAATTAGTCCCCCTATTTTAACCGTTgactaaattaaaaagttgactaacattttcttaaaaaaataaaaaatgtttaaagaaATATTAGAATCATGGTCCTTAGAACAAGAAGGACACTCATTTACCAATAGACACAAAtgctcatttaaatattttgtgtaaaatatattattaatataagttttatgtaaaaatagttcaaaattcattttttaaatttattatatttttataatcttacatattatcttttaaaatataatatataagattaagttctatatttacataaattagaatatatatatatatatatatatattttgatatatttatgttatctattgtaatatagataaaaaatagtgTCAGTAAATCAcgtacataaatattttaaaaaataaaaaatattattattttatttaattatgtatctttattagataatttaattttttttaaaaaaaatacatacctgattaaataaagttaaaaataaataaaaaatattattataataaataacacaaatatcttaattcagataaaaaaatattatcattaaatcacatatataaatattttaaaagataataaaatattatcattttatgaaattataatttatatataaaaagtaaaaaattaaagataaaaattatattatatctttattgtataaaataagttttgaataatataagaaaaacacataaaaatgtaaaaatataatatataaaataaaaataaagtttatataaattaatatattctaatttatgtgaaaataaaatttaatcttatatactatatttaaaagataatatataaaattataaaaatataataaattaaaaaaagaataaatttgaattttaaactattttttataaaaattatattaatattatattttataccaaACATCTAAATGGATGGATAGGTGAGTGTAACTCAAAAAGAGTGTGTTACTTAAttcaaagaataaattaaaaaaaataaacagatcCATTTGATTAAATTTGCAATTAAGAcaaataacttttatttatagaattaaatttttactCAGAGATTAAagtatagtgttttttttttatattttattttatccaaattGAAATATTCCAAAAAATTTCCCCTCACCCTTCTGATTTCTTATCCATCCACCTCCTTCTTATATTTCCCAGGGAACCAAACCTGTGGCTTCCATCTCTCAAAAGCTCAACCACTTGCCATGGCAGCAGCAGCGTCAATGTGTATGAGCTTCAACCTGGCAACAGCATTCAAgggtctctctttttcttcttcttcctcatcgTTCTTCGCTGGAAGTGGTAGTTATTCTCTCCGCGCGGGTCCCACCTCGGTGGTGTCGCTGCCCCGGCGCTGCCCGCTGACCATAGAGAACGCCCACAAGAAGGGGGCGGGCAGCACCAAGAACGGCCGCGACTCGCAGGGCAAGCGTCTCGGAGTCAAGATATACGGCGACCAGGTCGCCAAGCCCGGCTCCATCATCGTCCGCCAGCGCGGAACCAAGGTGCCTCCCTCCCTCCCTTACTCCATTTTCTTAAATGTGTTGTTTTAAttctcgttttttttttctttatcggcaaatgttagttcttaatttttgttaagaGATTTAAACTCGCGACAAGAGACGAAACAAGAGGGGGCAGGCAATGGCCCCTTCCCACCTCCCTTGAAACTTTtcatgtgtatatatatttttgaaaattaattttgtatgtcCTTATTAtaataaggattaaaattaaCCAATAAGGTGTGACATGTCTGTGGTAGATAATCTTATCCTTTAAACATCTGGTCATAGGTTTTAATTCTTGGCCCGTACTTCTGGAGAAAAACATATGTTGGGAGAGGTGAACTTCTTACATGATCTCAGCACGTGAGAGATTAGTAAAATTAGTgcaaaattatgtaaaattattttttttacttgaatgtaaaattagttgtatttattgttttgtaatGTTTAAAGTGATAATTAGTATAAAAGTAGTTgtgtttgttgttattattatttaatataaaaattagtttcaattttgttaaattttttttaaaaattatttattaaaagttagacatttaaataattacaaaggaagaaaaaaaaattcagccccCTTTATAAGGTTTCTGGATTTGTCACTGGATTAGTCACTGCTCGCAACTTCTCTCTCCTTTCCTTCTCCCTTCGCAACTAAGTTAACTTTATATCTCCGTGTTATAATTCACATTAGTTGATGGTGGGTTTTTTCTTTACTAAATGAAATGCTTGTAGTCGTAGTAGGCCTCCTCTTTGATTGTAATTCTCGGTAAGCACTTGTaagaattgaaattaaaaaggtaaaatCAACTTGTGCACTTAACTATGCTAGAAATGAAATGTGTGTGGTCTTACTTACCCCTTCCAAAGCACTTATAAGAGATGataagaaagtaaaatgaattgaacaggtaagctaaaatcaacttatgccaTTTACTTTGAATGAAGCTCTTGGTAAGAGTAGTTAGTTTGTTAAGAGTGTTATCAGTTTGATAGAGTTTGTTGTCTCTAATGAGCTCTATAAATAGAACTCATACTCACTGTCACTTTATGGTTCTCCTCTTCTCTACTTTGAACTCTATGATATTTGGCCTTATCAAGTTTGAGTAACTTGCATCCAATCTCAATTTTCTGATAGCTCTCTTACCtattttctctaaaactttagatacataagttgattttatcttACCATAGAAGTTCAATTCATTTttacttgtgttttttttcttccctcctATAAGTGTTTATGTATAAGTTTATTCAAACAACACCTGATTGGTCTCTGTCAATTAAGTTTGATGATTTGCTATATGAATTGCCCTGTTGTGTGTAAAAGGTAAGCTTGTTTTAAGGTATATGATGATATTATCGCTTTTATTATGGCTAGGAATGAATGTCATTTTTGAAAAAGATGAAACTTAGATGCACTTAATTAGGTGTTTGTGGTGTTATCCTCTAGTCTTCTCAGAATTGAAATTTCACCTTAGAAACCTATTTAATCTTTGATGTaaacttttattattgttgagttgaaattctgattctgattagagaacaaaatcaaaagtacTTAAGAAAATACATTTGAGTTTTTAGGTTACAAAGGTGAAATTCCAATTCTGATTGGAGAACAAACTCAAAAGTACTAAAGAAACTGCATCTAAGTTCTGtccttttcaaaaaaacaaaacttaggTTCCGATTGTTAGATGCTTTTAGTGCAAATATGTGATCAAAATTGGAATTTTACCTAGGTTATGCAATAAAGGTGGATGTTAGTTATAGAggtaaaattctaattttaattggaGGATAATACTGATTACTGAAAGAACTTAAGGTATTGTGCTTAGGTTTTATTTGTGGTAGAAAGAATTAGTTATGGTAGTCAATCGTTGGGTTACAGATTAACAGTTTGAGTGGCCttctgttttgaatttttaaatggtgaagGGAGCTTGATATTTTGCACATGGTGATGGATTAAGGATTTAAGGATTAGCTTTTCTTGCTTTTGTGATttgtttattgtattttttttaattgaaattgtcaAATAAAATATCACTACTGAATTAGTGCCTGGGAataaaaatttgacatgaaTATGCATTGGCAATGGCAAGCACATCTGATAATCAATGTTTAGTGCCCTACGCATTGGCTAGAAAATGAATAATACAAAAAGAACAAAGAATGAATAGGGTCTTCTGACTAGCAAAGTTGCACTGTGCAATCGACAATATTGCCGTAGTTTCTTTTGATGGTTGCTTAATATGGTAGAGCTATTCCATAACTTTTATAGCACACTTTCACACTGGAAGAATTTTCTAATTTCAGTTTATATTGAGTGTTATATTGCTATTGGGAAAGTAATGGTGATCTCATAGGTGCAATCAATCTATTAAGTGACAGAGCTAGAGGAGAATATTCTTTGGGGGTAGGTCATGCTTGagaaatgaaaaacaataaaaattatcttttattcacTTTTAAACCTTTAAAAAAGGGGCTAAACTTTTATTATCTATTAACTATTATGCCTTTTGACACACAACAGCAAGAATAAAACACTGCCTAATCCATAATCCATAGTGTCATTCTCACTGTTCTCTATGTTCTGATCATTTTTCTCTGCCAACCTGAAGTTTCATGCAGGAAAGAATGTGGGGCTTGGCAAAGATTATACCATTTTCTCCTTGATTGATGGAGTTGTAAAATTTGAGAAATATGGACCTGACAGGAAAAAGGTTAAATGAGTTTCCTTACAACTAGATGGTGTGGCCTATAACCctagaaaattcaaattaacGAGCTATGCAAGTTGTTTATTTATTACAGGTGAGTGTTTACCCTCAAGAAGTACAGCCTGAGAACCCCAACAGCTATAGAGCAAGGAAGAGAGAGTACTTCCGAGTGAGGCGTGAACGCAAAAAAGCTAGACAAGAAGGAGCAATACTTAAATCTCAACTGGTGCTGGCTTCTGCAGATGATGCAGCAATCACTAATCCAGTGTGTTGATTCTGATTCAATCGTCTAAATGTGTAAAATACCCTGGTCCCCATTTTTTACTCTTGTTTATCCGTAAAACCTTTAGCATTGTATTGAGTTTTGTTGAAGTAGCAATGCACAATCAGTCATCATGCGCCATCTGAATCAAAACATTGCTTGATGAATTCTACAGTATGAGAATTTGTTTTGTAGTATTTGGAATAACATCTATTGAATTTTTGGTCGAGATCATTCTACTTTGCATGCATGTACAAGTATATTTTTACAATTACATGCCCTGTATAACAACAATGGTAATTAGCCATTTCTAAACAACAGAAAACAGTAAATATGATGTAAGAAATAAAGGCACATGATTGGAAATGGCTATAGAACAAAGAATCTGGATGctatagaacaaaaagaaactaTTGAAAATGATCATAATGATCTCTATGATCATGAAGTGTTATTCGGATCATAATGTTCATCATGGGCATCATCTACTCTTGCTCATATAGATATAATGGATAAGACCATTAAGTCACCAATCAACTTATTTATAtgttatgtattttttcttctaatttcacTATGAAAACTCAACTTGTATCATGTTTCACTACTTTCATCCATTTCATGCCCGTCTTCCTATAATCCACTTCACTTTTCAACCTAATTAGTTCAGTTCtatcttttgtttatttggttATATAGGTAGGCATATTTCTATTGAGTATGCTATAATTTCCAAACATGGTTATCAAAATCGTGATTTAACTCGTAAAATCGTACGGGTTTACAATTTCACAGTGTCTTCACAAGTTAAATCCTGAGTAGAATTGCAAATCGAATAGAATTGATAGTAAACTCGGTAGAATTGGACCAAACTCGGAGTTAAGTTatgaacttcaattttttatgttatttataggtTCATACAAAGAGAAGTTACCGCTtgcataaaaaagacaaatgACTTAGTTTATGTGATGTATAATTTGAAGCTGAAAAGTggacaaataagaaaaaatgttgTTCGATCTTCCTTTTGAAGATATGAAATCTGATGATGAGTGGATTACAAAAGAGGTAGATAATATTTTTGATAAAGACAATGTCCAAGTTGAGCAACCTTTAGGTGAAAGTGGCCGTGGAAACAATATTGACTTGGCTGGAGGAAGTTTAAGTGATCCAACTTTGGATGTATTTGATATTcacaatttgattttaaatgacAATGTTAAAGATCACTTCTCAACACTGAGGAagagtttgaagatgatgatggtggtggtgatatTAAAGATGATTTAATTAGAGGATTGATGGACATTTAAACTATttctatgttttttaaattcttttattttaagaatttatgtTTTGTATTGTATGAATTTATACTTGATTGAGTGTGGACTATAttagtttattgaattattgttaaaatttattattttaatttattttagggttgaaatatttagttatgattttatatataagaatattactatattctttttatattgAGTAAACTCTTATGAGTTTACGAGTCGATTCTAGGAGTCGAATTTACAGGATCTCTATTTGTTTGCGTAGAATCGTGAGTATGAGAACCTTGTTTCCAAAGCTTTCTATTAATAGGAATTGCACTATTTTCGTTACATTATTTACTAATGAGTGGAAGTCATGTTTGTTTATCTTTAAACTGGAGAGTAGAAAGCCATTATGTGGATCAACGTTTTAAGTCTCGATTGATGCATATTTCAAAGcaaaatttgatatttgtttatttattgttatcatCTGATACCAGTTATTTCTTAAGTTTTAGcatctcctttttctttcttttttttttctttttctgtttgtctatttgattcttctttgccttcttcaattcctctctttctatttttaagttgtttttttagtttcattgTCTCCTCAagcaaaatctttttttttttgggttatttGGCTTCAATTTTTCATCTTCAACGTTTATTAAGCCCagtttcaaaattatttgaacTTGATAATCTATGGCTCACAAAATccaatttttctgtttttatttcagCACTTGAAAGGAGATGTTGTACCCGGTTGTTTTTCAGCACTTGAACAACGGTTCCTGACCAAAGAAGCAATAAGGCTTTTATCTATCAATTTTTGGTTACTTATTCTTCAAtatctctttgtttttctttctcctaTTAATCAATGAATAAGAAGGAATAATGCAATTTTCTTTCATGTCAATGCTTAATCACGTGTTATCAAATAGTTTCCTTTATGtgttagtttttcttttaattagtgTTGTATATCTACTTTATTTCAGCTCGGTTATTGTTCTTGAAGctcataattttaactaaaacaatattttaaaattcaaaaaatgggtagttttttttatgtaaaaaaatattctataaaaacaaaatattagttACTAGaccagaaaaatatttaaaacgaAATATAGATTTAAACTACAATGTATATTCATAACCTAtctataacaatatataaatggCTATTTTTCAGTGGTGTACATAATTATTTTGTCTCATTTAGTATTTTACTaacaaatctttttttaatctaacTGAAATTCATGTTTAATATTTTCCTAGCCAGGtaatcattttttcttaaacttcccatttttttaacttttaaaatgtaCCAATTAACAAtagactatttaaaaaaaacatttgttgaAACTCAtgaccatttttaaaaaatattaaaaatctgaattttttaattaggctCCTATCTTTCCTAACAACCAAACTACCCCTTTTTCTATTCTATCTAACTCCATATTCTtgtatcatttcatttttttaacaggTTCTTATCTCATTGTTAGGaacaattttaacttataatttcAAATCTTTATGTTGGATAAGTggtctcagaataattaagaagggggttgaattaattattcataattctttactaattaaaaaattactcttctaagacttttatcaaattgttaagagaatgaggagtagaagaggaACTTAACATAAAGTaacagcagaaattaaatgcacagcgaaaagtaaaagagtaaggaagaatgagacaaacacacaagagtttttatactggttcgacaacaactcgtgcctacatccagtccccaaatGACTTGCGCTCCTTgatatttctttcaaccttgtaaaattcctttacaagcaaagatccacaagggatgtaccctcccttgttctctttgaacctagtggatgtaccctccacactaatccacaagaaatgtatcatctcttgttctcagtcaacaacccaagtagatgtaccctctacttgtaccacaaaggatgtatcctccaatgtgttaagacaaagatcttaggcggttaaacctttgatactttgtgaatggggatacaaaagaattctcaggcggttagatgaataacacaagttttcaaggtttagaaaatcagaaaactttggaaagcttttgacacgaaggaaaagaagaagttcaaaaagatttagggcttgtaaaagattgattgaataagtaaTCAAGatgattgaaatgcaaaacaaaactttgcttttatagactcttcatgtctggtcaagacaaccattagaagagttatgacttttagaaaaacttaaaaaccaatttgaaaatgtcaaaaactatttgaagagttacatctttttgattgattcagaaacaatcactggtaatcgattaccgaatcaatgtaatcgattacacaaagcttttatgtgaaaggatgcgactcttcacttttgaatttgaatttcaacgttcaaggcactggtaatcgattaccaaaacattgtaatcgattgcagctttttgaaattaattggaacgctgtaaattcaatttgaaaactttttcaaattcattttgctattggtaatcgattacaacaatctggtaatcgattaccagagagtaaaaactctttggtaaacatgttttgtaaaaaatccttttcatacttatcttgattaagtcttctcttgattcttgaatcttgatcttgattcttgaagcttgatccttaaatcttgattcttgaatttaaccttcttcttgaatcttgaagtgttcttcaacttttcctcttgagtcttgaattgttcttgattccttcttgaacatcttgaacttatcctttgattgacctttgagctttttgtcatcacctttgtcatcatcttttgttgtcatcattgttatcatcaaaatatctttgaatcttttgattcatctttgaagctttgcttctacatttatCATACTCTTTAGATTTAGATTTAgaagatattattttatctttaggatttgtttaaattttaaagatatcatttgatttataaagcatgaatttattttcttatctacAATTAGGATGTTAGGTCTATACGCAGGAGGTCTAAGATGAGAAAAAATTATCCAGCCTAAAAATTATCCGGAAGGATCACCATTCAATACTATTtagatttataaatattattttatctttgtgATTTGATTAgattttaaagatattatttgatttgtaaAGTAGAAATGTTGGGTCAAGTTTTGAAGATGAAAAGAATTATGTAAAAGGGGATCATCACCTAAGTGAGAGAGGGAGTCATgtggaagaaaaaattataaatttgtctAGTTTGTTCCAACAAAAATTTGGAAGTTTCTTTATTTGTGGTGTTGCTCctctttattttatgttgtattttctcattattataaataaagaggagtgttttttttttttcaaaacatttgtTCCTTTTTAAGTTAACTtacccaaaaatattttccatccaataaattcaaattatatataatccaattattttaattttcagtttttaatgATAAAAGGTGATGATAATATCGAATATTTTAAACAACCTATGGCAACGCAATTGTTATAGCTAATTGAGTTTTAAAAAGATTTCTGCAAGCAAATGTTCCAAATTAGACGACCCAGATCTCATCATTGCATACaagaacaaaatagaatttaatttaattttccatctatgaatataataaattgatatgtTAATTGGGTTTTAAGTAGAAAGACTAATATTTTACTATAAATCAATCATTCTTTTATAAGTTTTACCCtatttgtttaagtttttaTGTACAACATTAAATCCAACAAGtacacaacaaaaaaaagatttatgGGGTTTTGTGTAAGATTTATAAGTTTTATGTATATGACTTAtgtcctttaaaaaaaagtatgactTATGTCTTATctcataaaaaatgttaaaaaatttatcatcataaaaataagttaatgcAATAGAAAATAAGACACACATGTACAAtagtaaactaaattaaatatacacATCAACGGATAATAATATCACTGTTGTGTTTGTGTCAAAATATTATTGGTGTTTAGTGTGTAAGCGCATTTTTATTGTGCTGAAAATAATTAGTGTAATATATCAATCATATTGTTTATTTCTTTGTACTACTACGGTAGGATTGCatacaatgtaaaaaaaaaaaaaattgaattacgaAAAAAGGCATAACAAGTACAAAAATCTAAATATATAACATGCATTAAGAAAGCATactaaactaaaattaagaTAGATGTGActgcataataaaataaatcatgtgaTATATCAATTTTAACGCAATAGAAATACATGCATACAAGCACGATAGTTGTCCCGCCTTTCCGCTAATAAAAAAAGGATAACCTTAATacatattatttgtttattataataGTATAGACGGTCTTTCAAATTAATATGTAAGTCATATGAATATAATatctaatattaattacaaCTCTGTTGGTAGATATGAgattggtaattttttttaaaataaaaactaaaaaatattctaGGAGGGACTCAAACCATgatacttaaaataaaaaaatacactctTTTATCACTATACCCAAAtgctcatttgaatatttagtgaaaaatatagtattaatatatgttttatgtgaaaatagtttaaaattcaaatttttttaatttattatattttgataaccttatatattatattttaaaatataatatataagattaaattctattttcacataaattaaaatatgtatacttatataagctttatttttcttttatatattatatttttataatcttatgtatttttatcacactatttaaaacttattttataaagtaaatatataatataaattttatctttaatatatattttttgacatgaattataatttcataaaatgaaaatattttattatctttttaatatttatatatatgatttaatgataatatttttttacctatattatgatattattgttatttattataataatatttttatttatctttaaatttatttaatcaggtatggatttttttaaagaattaaattatatagaaaagatacattattaaataaaatgacagcattttctattttttaaaatatttatgtatgtattttattgacattattttttatctatattaaaataaataacatgaatatcttaatatatgtaaaaaaatattatccctAAATCACAAGTATTATttagaaaagataaatataatatataaaataaaaaacttatatatatatatatatatattttaatttatgtgaaaataaaatttaataatatcttatattaaaataaaatgacagtattttctattttttaaatatttatgtacgtattttattgacattatt encodes:
- the LOC100801145 gene encoding 50S ribosomal protein L27, chloroplastic; amino-acid sequence: MAAAASMCMSFNLATAFKGLSFSSSSSSFFAGSGSYSLRAGPTSVVSLPRRCPLTIENAHKKGAGSTKNGRDSQGKRLGVKIYGDQVAKPGSIIVRQRGTKFHAGKNVGLGKDYTIFSLIDGVVKFEKYGPDRKKVSVYPQEVQPENPNSYRARKREYFRVRRERKKARQEGAILKSQLVLASADDAAITNPVC